A single Pan troglodytes isolate AG18354 chromosome 19, NHGRI_mPanTro3-v2.0_pri, whole genome shotgun sequence DNA region contains:
- the KRTAP1-4 gene encoding keratin-associated protein 1-4 encodes MASCSTSGTCGSSCCQPNCCETSCCQPSCCQTSSCGTGCGIGGGIGYGQEGSGGAVSTRIRWCHPDCHVEGTCLPPCYLVSCTPPSCCQLHHAEASCCRPSYCGQSCCRPACCCHCCEPTC; translated from the coding sequence ATGGCCAGCTGTTCCACCAGTGGGACCTGTGGCTCCAGCTGCTGCCAGCCAAACTGCTGTGAAACTAGCTGCTGCCAGCCAAGCTGCTGCCAGACCAGCTCCTGCGGAACTGGCTGTGGCATTGGTGGTGGCATTGGCTATGGCCAGGAGGGCAGCGGTGGAGCTGTGAGCACCCGTATCAGGTGGTGCCACCCAGATTGCCACGTGGAGGGCACCTGCCTGCCCCCCTGCTACCTGGTAAGCTGCACACCCCCATCCTGCTGCCAGCTGCACCACGCCGAGGCCTCCTGCTGCCGCCCGTCCTACTGTGGACAGTCCTGCTGCCGCCCAgcctgctgctgccactgctgtgAGCCCACCTGCTAA
- the LOC743364 gene encoding keratin-associated protein 1-3, which yields MTCCQTSFCGYPSCSTSGTCGSSCCQPSCCETSCCQPSCCQTSFCGFPSFSTSGTCSSSCCQPSCCETSCCQPSCCQTSSCGTGCGIGGGIGYGQEGSSGAVSTRIRWCRPDCRVEGTWLPPCCVVSCTPPSCCQLHHAEASCCRPSYCGQSCCRPVCCCYSCEPTC from the coding sequence ATGACCTGCTGCCAGACCAGCTTCTGTGGATATCCCAGCTGCTCCACCAGTGGGACATGCGGCTCCAGCTGCTGCCAGCCAAGCTGCTGTGAGACCAGCTGCTGCCAGCCAAGCTGCTGCCAGACCAGCTTCTGCGGATTTCCCAGCTTCTCAACCAGTGGGACCTGCAGCTCCAGTTGCTGCCAGCCAAGCTGCTGTGAGACCAGCTGCTGCCAGCCAAGCTGCTGCCAGACCAGCTCCTGTGGAACTGGCTGTGGCATTGGTGGTGGCATTGGCTATGGCCAGGAGGGCAGCAGTGGAGCTGTGAGCACCCGTATCAGGTGGTGCCGCCCAGACTGCCGTGTGGAGGGTACCTGGCTGCCCCCCTGCTGTGTGGTGAGCTGCACACCCCCATCCTGCTGCCAGCTGCACCACGCCGAGGCCTCCTGCTGCCGCCCATCCTACTGTGGACAGTCCTGCTGCCGCCCAGTCTGCTGCTGCTACTCCTGTGAGCCCACCTGCTAA
- the LOC743449 gene encoding keratin-associated protein 1-1 codes for MTCCQTSFCGYPSFSTSGTCGSSCCQPSCCETSCCQPRCCETSCCQPSCCQTSFCGFPSFSTSGTCSSSCCQPSCCETSCCQPSCCQTSSCGTGCGIGGGISYGQEGSSGAVSTRIRWCRPDSRVEGTCLPPCCVVSCTPPSCCQLHHAQASCCRPSYCGQSCCRPVCCCEPTC; via the coding sequence ATGACCTGCTGCCAGACCAGCTTCTGTGGATATCCCAGCTTCTCCACCAGTGGGACCTGTGGCTCCAGCTGCTGCCAGCCAAGCTGCTGTGAGACCAGCTGCTGCCAGCCACGCTGCTGTGAGACCAGCTGCTGCCAGCCAAGCTGCTGCCAGACCAGCTTCTGCGGATTTCCCAGCTTCTCAACCAGTGGGACCTGCAGCTCCAGTTGCTGCCAGCCAAGCTGCTGTGAGACCAGCTGCTGCCAGCCAAGCTGCTGCCAGACCAGCTCCTGCGGAACTGGCTGTGGCATTGGTGGTGGCATCAGCTATGGCCAGGAGGGCAGCAGTGGAGCTGTGAGCACCCGTATCAGGTGGTGCCGCCCAGACAGTCGTGTGGAGGGTACCTGCCTGCCCCCCTGCTGTGTGGTGAGCTGCACGCCCCCATCCTGCTGCCAACTGCACCATGCCCAGGCCTCCTGCTGCCGCCCGTCCTACTGTGGACAGTCCTGCTGCCGCCCAGTCTGCTGCTGTGAGCCCACTTGCTGA